One window from the genome of Micromonospora aurantiaca ATCC 27029 encodes:
- a CDS encoding DHH family phosphoesterase, with product MTEAAAGGAPAGPTETAWAAAVAAVRDLPADARVLLICHVNPDGDALGSMLGFGLGLRRLGVRDLQATFPGPPEVPEPFRWMPGVDLLVPQDDAYPAPDLVICFDAASESRLGDLADRLDTAGTSLVLDHHASNSGFGRISLVDPHAAATSVVALELLDRLGVTLDADIATGLYVALTTDTGSFRFEATTPAVHETAARLIATGIRPGDISRRIFDTRPFGAVRLFGEVLGRAALEPAAAAGHGLVWTYATRDDLVRHDQPAYVLEALIDSVRCTAEADVSCVVKQSGEAEWAVSLRSKGAVDVSRVAVALGGGGHRFAAGFTGRGALDEVVGRIRAELATGAVTPVA from the coding sequence GTGACCGAGGCCGCCGCGGGTGGCGCGCCGGCCGGGCCCACCGAGACCGCATGGGCGGCCGCCGTCGCGGCGGTACGCGATCTCCCCGCCGACGCGCGGGTGCTGCTGATCTGCCACGTGAACCCGGACGGGGACGCGCTGGGCAGCATGCTCGGCTTCGGGCTGGGTCTGCGCCGGCTCGGCGTACGCGATCTACAGGCCACCTTCCCCGGCCCGCCGGAGGTGCCGGAGCCGTTCCGGTGGATGCCCGGCGTGGACCTGCTGGTGCCGCAGGACGACGCGTACCCGGCTCCGGACCTGGTGATCTGCTTCGACGCGGCGAGCGAGTCCCGGCTGGGCGACCTGGCCGACCGGCTGGACACGGCCGGCACGTCGCTCGTTCTCGACCACCACGCCTCGAACAGCGGGTTCGGCCGGATCAGCCTGGTCGACCCGCACGCCGCCGCCACCTCCGTGGTCGCGCTGGAGCTGCTGGACCGGCTCGGCGTGACGCTGGACGCGGATATCGCGACCGGGCTGTACGTCGCGCTGACCACCGACACCGGCTCGTTCCGCTTCGAGGCGACCACACCGGCCGTACACGAGACGGCCGCCCGCCTGATCGCCACGGGCATCAGGCCCGGTGACATCTCCCGGCGGATCTTCGACACCCGCCCGTTCGGCGCCGTCCGCCTCTTCGGCGAGGTGCTGGGCCGGGCCGCGCTGGAACCGGCGGCCGCCGCCGGGCACGGCCTCGTCTGGACGTACGCCACCCGCGACGACCTGGTCCGCCACGACCAGCCCGCCTACGTGCTGGAGGCGCTGATCGACTCGGTGCGCTGCACCGCCGAGGCGGACGTGAGCTGCGTGGTGAAGCAGTCGGGCGAGGCGGAGTGGGCGGTGTCGCTGCGCAGCAAGGGCGCGGTGGACGTGAGCCGGGTGGCGGTGGCGCTCGGCGGCGGCGGGCACCGGTTCGCCGCCGGTTTCACCGGCCGGGGAGCGCTCGACGAGGTGGTCGGACGGATCCGCGCCGAGTTGGCCACCGGCGCGGTGACCCCCGTGGCGTGA
- a CDS encoding DUF6186 family protein codes for MRALAIGGFLVSIVLFAVVEWAARREGSRIPSLADVCAFVMRYEVGPVPVGRIGLFGFWWWLGWHFLAR; via the coding sequence ATGCGGGCACTGGCGATCGGCGGGTTTCTGGTCTCGATCGTGCTGTTCGCCGTGGTCGAGTGGGCCGCGCGCCGCGAGGGGTCGCGGATCCCGTCGCTGGCCGACGTCTGCGCGTTCGTGATGCGGTACGAGGTGGGCCCGGTGCCGGTCGGCCGGATCGGGCTGTTCGGCTTCTGGTGGTGGCTGGGCTGGCACTTCCTGGCCCGCTGA
- a CDS encoding MATE family efflux transporter produces MSTTATSVTASPRRIAALALPALVVLAAEPLYVLVDTAVVGHLGRVPLAALAVGGTVMTLTAWVGTVVAYGTTGRSARRFGAGDRAAAVAEGVQASWLALATGVLVAVAIGIGGGALARTLVGGPGEVADAAAGWLRIAALGAPGLLLAAAGNGWLRGIQDTRRPLLFVLGPNLLSAVLCPLLVYPAGLGLVGSAVANAIAQTLSGVLFAAALVRERVSLRPRPRVIGQQLVLSRDLLVRGVAFQASFLSATAVAARFGAAAVGAHQIAVQLWFFTALVLDALAIAAQSLVGAALGGGDAAAARFLARRIALLGGLCGVAFAVLIAAGAGVVPSWFSSDPQVREQAMTAWPWFVALQPIGGVVFALDGVLIGAGDVRYLRNLTIVCAFGGFLPAIWLAYGFDLGLGGIWAGLTLFVVLRLAGLLLRMRSGAWAVVGAVR; encoded by the coding sequence ATGAGCACCACCGCCACCTCCGTCACCGCCTCGCCGCGGCGGATCGCCGCGCTCGCGCTGCCCGCCCTCGTGGTGCTGGCCGCCGAGCCGCTCTACGTCCTGGTCGACACCGCGGTGGTCGGTCACCTCGGCCGGGTGCCGCTGGCCGCGCTCGCCGTCGGCGGCACGGTCATGACGCTCACCGCCTGGGTCGGGACCGTCGTCGCGTACGGCACAACGGGCCGCTCGGCCCGCCGCTTCGGGGCGGGGGACCGGGCCGCCGCGGTGGCCGAGGGCGTCCAGGCGTCCTGGCTCGCGCTCGCCACCGGAGTGCTGGTGGCGGTCGCCATCGGCATCGGTGGGGGCGCGCTGGCGCGTACCCTCGTCGGCGGCCCCGGCGAGGTGGCCGACGCCGCCGCCGGGTGGCTGCGGATCGCGGCTCTCGGCGCGCCCGGCCTGCTGCTCGCCGCCGCCGGCAACGGCTGGCTGCGCGGCATCCAGGACACCCGCCGCCCGCTGCTGTTCGTGCTCGGCCCGAACCTGCTCTCCGCGGTGCTCTGCCCGCTGCTCGTCTACCCGGCCGGGCTCGGCCTGGTCGGCTCGGCGGTGGCGAACGCGATCGCGCAGACGCTGTCCGGGGTGCTGTTCGCGGCGGCGCTGGTGCGGGAGCGGGTCTCGCTGCGCCCCCGGCCGCGGGTGATCGGTCAGCAGCTCGTGCTCAGCCGGGACCTCCTCGTGCGGGGCGTCGCGTTCCAGGCCAGCTTCCTGTCCGCCACAGCCGTCGCGGCCCGCTTCGGGGCCGCCGCGGTCGGCGCGCACCAGATCGCCGTACAGCTGTGGTTCTTCACCGCGCTGGTGCTCGACGCGCTGGCCATCGCCGCGCAGTCGCTGGTCGGCGCCGCGCTCGGCGGCGGCGACGCGGCGGCCGCGCGGTTCCTGGCCCGCCGCATCGCGCTGCTCGGCGGGCTGTGCGGCGTGGCCTTCGCGGTGCTCATCGCCGCCGGCGCCGGCGTCGTGCCGTCGTGGTTCAGCTCCGATCCGCAGGTACGCGAGCAGGCCATGACGGCCTGGCCGTGGTTCGTGGCGCTCCAGCCGATCGGCGGCGTGGTGTTCGCGCTCGACGGGGTGCTGATCGGCGCGGGCGACGTGCGCTACCTGCGCAACCTCACCATCGTGTGTGCGTTCGGCGGGTTCCTGCCGGCGATCTGGCTGGCCTACGGGTTCGACCTCGGGCTGGGCGGGATCTGGGCCGGACTGACGCTGTTCGTGGTGCTGCGGCTGGCCGGCCTGCTGCTGCGGATGCGCTCGGGTGCGTGGGCGGTGGTCGGCGCGGTGCGCTGA